In a single window of the Rhodamnia argentea isolate NSW1041297 chromosome 2, ASM2092103v1, whole genome shotgun sequence genome:
- the LOC115749898 gene encoding uncharacterized protein LOC115749898, giving the protein MDEIVSSSPPQLPTPPPSSNAATGRSAGRDHPGTSSAISRAKKECLSFTVSLQEGLRYVKALLLGQAKKTRARNEREAAEADLWTAKMQVDAADAAEDAKRRIHDKSA; this is encoded by the exons ATGGACGAGATCGTCAGCTCATCACCACCGCAATTGCCAACGCCTCCTCCAAGCTCCAACGCCGCCACCGGCCGCAGCGCCGGGAGGGACCACCCAGGGACGTCGTCGGCGATCTCGCGCGCGAAGAAGGAGTGCTTGTCCTTCACCGTGTCGCTGCAGGAAGGTCTTCGCTACGTCAAAGCTCTTCTACTCGGCCAG GCGAAGAAGACGAGGGCGAGGAATGAGAGGGAAGCGGCCGAGGCCGATTTGTGGACGGCGAAGATGCAGGTGGACGCGGCCGACGCGGCCGAGGACGCCAAGAGACGAATTCACGATAAATCCGCTTGA
- the LOC115749899 gene encoding transcription initiation factor IIA subunit 2, with translation MATFELYRRSTIGMCLTETLDEMVSNGTLSPELAIQVLVQFDKSMTEALETQVKSKVSIKGHLHTYRFCDNVWTFILQGAVFKNEDSPEDVGRVKIVACDSKLLTQ, from the exons ATGGCAACGTTCGAGCTGTACCGGAGGTCGACGATCGGGATGTGCCTGACGGAGACCTTGGACGAGATGGTCTCGAACGGCACTCTCAGCCCTGAGCTCGCCATTCAAGTCCTCGTCCAGTTCGATAAG TCCATGACCGAGGCGCTGGAGACCCAGGTGAAGAGCAAGGTCTCCATCAAG GGACATCTGCACACGTACCGGTTCTGCGACAACGTGTGGACATTCATTCTACAAGGCGCTGTTTTCAAGAACGAGGACTCCCCGGAAGATGTCGGTCGGGTTAAGATTGTAGCATGCGACTCAAAGCTGCTCACTCAGTGA